In Alteracholeplasma palmae J233, a single genomic region encodes these proteins:
- a CDS encoding HD domain-containing protein — protein sequence MEKLERQQVFRDPIYGYIHIDYAFIENLIDTKVFQRLRRIRQLSGVHMVFHGAEHSRFIHSLGVYELARRFIEIKEINETLSIREQLLFLTAALLHDLGHGAYSHAFEYVFKVNHEKIGAKLIKADQEIGEILDKIDKDFKYDVASIIDKKHKFPIIEQLISSQLDVDRLDYLERDAYFTGAVYGHIDLERLMRIITVKNDKIVFKESGIHAIENYLISRYHMYWQVYYHPKARAFEVILEKIYLRIHDLLESNFDFGHDVTALKRIMEDKNDLEAYREIDDYYMNGLIAHLTKSKDEILSTLSIDFLNRHIWAYLDDTKENAAKIKEIKKEYKDLEKYYTLSTNVEQSAYSETSKNMGDQIYILKKDGNIEPLSAHSSIIHSLITTSIKEDAKFFYKVKK from the coding sequence ATGGAAAAACTAGAAAGACAACAAGTCTTTAGAGATCCAATATACGGCTATATCCATATTGATTATGCCTTTATAGAAAATTTAATTGATACTAAAGTATTCCAAAGACTAAGAAGAATCAGACAATTAAGTGGTGTCCATATGGTTTTTCATGGGGCAGAGCACTCACGCTTTATTCATAGTCTAGGTGTTTATGAACTAGCAAGACGTTTTATAGAAATAAAAGAGATCAATGAAACACTTTCTATTAGAGAACAGTTGCTTTTTTTAACAGCTGCGCTACTTCATGACTTAGGTCATGGAGCGTATTCTCATGCCTTTGAGTATGTGTTTAAAGTAAATCACGAAAAAATTGGAGCTAAACTGATTAAAGCAGACCAAGAAATTGGTGAGATCTTAGATAAAATAGATAAAGACTTTAAATATGATGTTGCATCTATTATCGATAAGAAACATAAATTTCCAATTATTGAACAACTGATATCAAGTCAATTGGATGTTGATAGATTAGATTACTTAGAAAGAGATGCTTATTTTACAGGAGCTGTTTATGGTCATATTGACCTTGAACGTTTAATGAGAATTATCACTGTTAAAAATGATAAAATAGTGTTTAAAGAAAGTGGAATACACGCAATTGAAAACTATCTTATTAGTAGATACCATATGTACTGGCAAGTTTATTATCACCCTAAGGCTCGCGCATTTGAAGTTATTTTAGAAAAAATATATTTAAGAATCCATGATTTATTAGAATCAAACTTTGATTTTGGACACGATGTCACTGCTCTAAAAAGAATTATGGAAGATAAAAATGACCTAGAGGCTTATAGAGAAATAGATGATTACTATATGAATGGACTGATTGCACACCTTACAAAAAGTAAAGATGAGATATTAAGCACATTATCAATTGACTTTCTAAATAGACACATATGGGCTTATTTAGATGATACAAAGGAGAACGCAGCTAAAATAAAAGAAATTAAAAAGGAATATAAAGACTTAGAAAAATACTATACACTTTCAACTAACGTTGAACAAAGTGCATATAGTGAAACCAGTAAAAATATGGGAGACCAAATATACATACTTAAAAAAGATGGTAACATAGAACCATTAAGTGCACACTCTTCTATTATCCATAGTTTAATTACAACCAGTATTAAAGAAGATGCTAAGTTTTTTTATAAGGTAAAAAAATGA